The following proteins come from a genomic window of Fontisubflavum oceani:
- a CDS encoding cytochrome c biogenesis CcdA family protein, translated as MEFVFAFGAGLLTLINPCVLPVLPIVLASALQASRWGPVALAAGMGLTFVGLGLAVTAAGHLIGLTVETVARAGAVMMILFGLVLLVPRFSEGFATATAGFSARADAGMDQIDRQGWQGQFLGGMLLGAVWSPCVGPTLGGAISMASQGESLLRAGVIMLAFAFGIGAVIVALGYGARSVLQRRQALMRRIATSAKPVLGAVFLFVGVAILMRWHYMAEAWLLDILPIWLQDLSVAL; from the coding sequence ATGGAGTTTGTCTTCGCCTTTGGCGCCGGCCTGCTGACGCTGATCAACCCTTGCGTTTTGCCGGTTTTGCCCATCGTCCTGGCCAGCGCGCTGCAAGCCAGCCGTTGGGGGCCTGTGGCTTTGGCCGCAGGTATGGGGCTGACCTTTGTTGGGCTGGGCCTTGCTGTCACGGCCGCTGGTCATCTGATCGGGTTGACCGTCGAGACTGTGGCGCGGGCTGGTGCTGTGATGATGATCCTCTTTGGCCTCGTCCTGCTGGTCCCGCGCTTTTCCGAGGGATTCGCGACCGCCACCGCCGGGTTTTCCGCCCGCGCCGATGCCGGGATGGATCAGATCGACCGCCAAGGCTGGCAAGGTCAGTTTCTGGGCGGCATGTTACTGGGCGCGGTTTGGTCGCCTTGCGTCGGGCCGACCCTTGGCGGGGCGATTTCTATGGCCAGCCAGGGCGAGAGCCTCCTTCGCGCTGGCGTCATCATGCTGGCCTTTGCCTTCGGGATCGGGGCTGTGATCGTGGCACTTGGCTATGGCGCCCGCTCGGTCCTGCAAAGACGCCAAGCGCTGATGCGCCGTATCGCGACCAGTGCCAAACCCGTTCTGGGCGCGGTGTTTCTCTTTGTCGGCGTCGCGATCCTGATGCGCTGGCATTACATGGCCGAGGCTTGGCTTTTGGATATTCTACCGATTTGGCTGCAAGACCTATCGGTCGCTTTGTGA
- the thiB gene encoding thiamine ABC transporter substrate binding subunit, which produces MRHTIMATAFSLIAASAAADTPVLSIYTYDSFVADWGPGPQIEAAFEETCECDLQFTGAGDGAALLARIRLEGANSDADIILGLDTNLTHAATETGLFAPHGVADPALTLPVAWDDETFLPFDWGYFAFVHNTDMADVPSSFAELAESDARIVIQDPRSSTPGLGLLMWVTAAHGDEADTIWEGLADNIVTVTPGWSAAYDLFLEGEADMVLSYTTSPAYHLIAEEDPSKAAAAFDEGHYMQIEVAGMLANSDQPELARQFLAFMLTEGFQNVIPTTNWMYPAALAPEALPDGFDTLISPNQALLLAPEEAAALRASALDIWLNALSQ; this is translated from the coding sequence ATGAGACACACCATCATGGCAACGGCGTTTTCCCTGATCGCAGCATCGGCTGCGGCGGACACACCCGTTTTGTCGATTTATACCTATGACAGCTTTGTGGCCGATTGGGGCCCTGGCCCGCAGATCGAGGCGGCCTTTGAAGAAACCTGCGAATGTGACCTACAGTTCACCGGCGCGGGTGATGGCGCGGCGCTTTTGGCCCGCATCCGGCTTGAGGGTGCAAATTCCGATGCCGATATCATCTTGGGCCTCGATACCAACCTGACCCATGCGGCGACCGAGACCGGCCTTTTTGCGCCACACGGTGTCGCCGATCCAGCCCTGACGTTGCCCGTCGCTTGGGACGATGAGACCTTCCTGCCCTTCGATTGGGGTTATTTCGCTTTCGTCCACAACACCGACATGGCCGATGTCCCGAGCAGCTTTGCCGAATTGGCGGAGAGTGACGCACGCATCGTCATCCAAGACCCGCGATCCTCGACCCCGGGTCTCGGCCTGCTGATGTGGGTCACCGCTGCCCACGGTGACGAGGCAGATACGATCTGGGAAGGTTTGGCTGATAATATCGTCACCGTCACCCCCGGCTGGTCGGCGGCCTATGACCTGTTCCTGGAAGGAGAGGCCGATATGGTCCTCTCCTACACCACCTCACCCGCCTATCACCTTATCGCGGAGGAAGACCCAAGTAAGGCCGCCGCCGCGTTCGATGAAGGGCATTACATGCAGATCGAAGTGGCTGGCATGCTCGCCAACAGCGATCAGCCCGAGCTGGCGCGGCAGTTTCTCGCCTTCATGCTCACCGAAGGTTTCCAAAATGTCATCCCGACCACCAATTGGATGTATCCTGCGGCACTCGCACCCGAGGCCTTGCCCGATGGGTTCGACACTTTGATCAGCCCCAACCAGGCCCTGCTTCTGGCCCCAGAAGAGGCCGCCGCCCTCCGCGCATCGGCCCTGGACATATGGCTGAACGCGCTCAGCCAGTAA
- a CDS encoding cytochrome b, producing MSGIPHDHYEPKSNGEKWLHKRLPIVSLMYDTLMIPTPKNLNWMWIWGIVLVFCLVMQIITGIILVMHYTPHVDLAFASVEHIMRNVNGGWALRYIHQNGASLFFIAVYLHIFRGLYYGSYKAPREITWIVGMLIYLMMMGTAFMGYVLPWGQMSFWGATVITGLFGAIPFVGDAIQTWLLGGPSVDNATLNRFLSLHYLLPFVILGLVIVHVWAFHTTGNNNPTGVEVRRTSRKEADADTLPFWPYFVMKDLFALAAILVAFFAVVGFMPNYLGHPDNYIEANPLATPAHIVPEWYFLPFYAILRAFDGEVWVVIATSWITGGIIDAKFFGVLAMFGAILVMALVPWLDTSSVRSGRYRPMFKWWFWVFIVNFFVLMWVGARPAEGIYPYIALIGSAVWFAYFLVVLPILGVIEKPLPQPETIEDDFNAHYGPEAGKGGASAPVSNPAE from the coding sequence ATGTCTGGAATTCCCCACGACCATTACGAACCGAAATCCAACGGCGAGAAGTGGCTGCATAAGCGGCTGCCGATTGTGTCGTTGATGTATGACACATTGATGATCCCGACCCCCAAGAACCTCAATTGGATGTGGATTTGGGGCATCGTTCTGGTGTTCTGCTTGGTGATGCAGATCATCACCGGCATCATCCTGGTGATGCATTACACGCCGCATGTGGACCTGGCCTTTGCCTCGGTCGAGCACATCATGCGCAACGTGAACGGCGGATGGGCACTGCGCTATATCCACCAAAACGGCGCATCGCTGTTCTTCATCGCGGTTTATCTGCACATTTTCCGGGGTCTTTATTACGGGTCGTACAAGGCCCCGCGTGAGATCACCTGGATCGTCGGTATGCTGATCTATCTGATGATGATGGGCACCGCGTTCATGGGTTACGTTCTGCCCTGGGGTCAGATGTCCTTCTGGGGCGCGACCGTGATCACCGGCCTCTTCGGCGCGATCCCCTTCGTGGGCGATGCGATCCAGACATGGCTGCTTGGCGGGCCATCGGTGGACAACGCCACGCTGAACCGCTTCCTGTCGCTGCACTACCTGCTGCCCTTCGTGATCTTGGGTCTGGTGATCGTGCATGTCTGGGCGTTCCATACCACGGGCAACAACAACCCGACCGGTGTTGAAGTACGCCGGACCTCGCGGAAAGAGGCGGATGCGGATACGCTGCCCTTCTGGCCCTATTTCGTGATGAAGGACCTCTTCGCCCTGGCGGCGATCCTGGTGGCGTTCTTCGCGGTTGTGGGCTTCATGCCGAACTATCTGGGCCACCCCGATAACTATATCGAGGCCAACCCGCTGGCCACGCCGGCGCATATCGTGCCCGAATGGTACTTCTTGCCGTTCTACGCGATCCTGCGCGCTTTCGACGGCGAGGTTTGGGTCGTGATCGCGACAAGCTGGATCACCGGCGGCATCATCGACGCGAAGTTCTTCGGCGTCTTGGCGATGTTTGGTGCGATCCTGGTTATGGCCCTGGTGCCGTGGCTGGACACCTCTTCGGTCCGCTCGGGTCGCTACCGGCCCATGTTCAAATGGTGGTTCTGGGTCTTCATCGTCAACTTCTTCGTGTTGATGTGGGTGGGCGCGCGACCGGCGGAAGGGATCTACCCCTATATCGCGCTGATCGGCTCTGCTGTCTGGTTCGCGTATTTCTTGGTCGTCTTGCCAATCCTCGGCGTGATCGAGAAACCGCTGCCACAACCCGAGACCATCGAAGACGACTTCAACGCCCATTACGGCCCCGAGGCAGGCAAAGGCGGCGCGTCCGCTCCTGTTTCGAACCCGGCTGAGTGA
- a CDS encoding thioredoxin family protein → MNRRELLIMAAASAVMLPSLGHATTLNYTPGLAQERLAAGETVLLDFAAHWCTTCRAQERVIGQLRGDNPAYEDAITFIRVDWDQYSGAEITQRLAVPRRSTLILLRGDEELGRIVAGTRTADIQALLDLALT, encoded by the coding sequence ATGAACCGTCGAGAATTGTTGATCATGGCGGCAGCATCCGCGGTGATGCTCCCCAGCTTGGGCCACGCCACCACCTTGAATTACACACCTGGTCTTGCCCAAGAACGCCTCGCCGCCGGGGAGACAGTGCTGTTGGACTTCGCGGCCCATTGGTGCACCACCTGCCGCGCGCAGGAACGGGTGATCGGCCAATTGCGCGGCGACAATCCGGCATATGAAGATGCGATCACATTCATCCGGGTCGATTGGGATCAATATAGCGGCGCGGAAATTACCCAACGCCTTGCAGTGCCTCGCCGGTCAACGCTCATCCTGTTGCGCGGGGATGAAGAACTTGGCCGGATCGTCGCAGGCACCCGTACCGCCGATATTCAAGCTTTGCTGGATTTGGCGCTGACCTAA
- a CDS encoding thiamine/thiamine pyrophosphate ABC transporter permease ThiP → MAERAQPVTGLQSLGAGIATLVALALLAPLVAVALRAEAASALNSSDWAAIRFTILQALLSAVLSVALAIPVARALARRRFLGRRVLITLMGAPFLLPVIVAVFGLLAVFGRNGWISQALGAFGLPPLEIYGLHGVVLAHVFFNLPLATRLFLQGWQAIPSERVRLAASLGFTPRDIWRHFEMPMLRAMAPGTFLVIFLICTTSFAVALTLGGGPRATTVELAIYQAFRFDFDLSRAAMLGAVQVLICASAAILAFRFAVPRVLGSGLDRPAMQWEAFAERARVADAAFLTIAALFLILPMAALVAKGLPAIWGLPLSVWQAALRSILLAVSSAMLALLVALPMAAVMARRHQTGLELIGTLSIAISPLVLGTGLFLILQPIANPVALALPVTGLVNALMSLPFLLRALTPAFAEAEATQGRLADALGLQGMHRLRHAILPRLRAPLGFGAGLAAALSMGDLGVIALFSSPAQGTLPLEMYRLMGSYRTDDAQGAALLLLFLSLGLFWICDRGGRGRVGA, encoded by the coding sequence ATGGCTGAACGCGCTCAGCCAGTAACTGGCCTGCAAAGCCTAGGGGCCGGGATCGCCACATTGGTGGCCCTGGCCCTTTTGGCGCCGCTTGTCGCCGTCGCGCTGCGGGCAGAGGCCGCCTCGGCCCTTAACAGTTCCGATTGGGCCGCGATCCGCTTCACAATCCTGCAAGCGCTTCTCTCAGCGGTCCTCAGCGTGGCGCTCGCGATCCCCGTGGCTCGCGCGCTAGCGCGCCGCCGCTTCCTGGGCCGCCGCGTCTTGATCACGCTCATGGGCGCGCCATTTCTTCTCCCAGTGATTGTCGCGGTGTTCGGCCTGCTCGCGGTCTTTGGCCGAAACGGCTGGATCAGCCAAGCGCTTGGCGCCTTCGGCTTGCCGCCTCTGGAAATCTACGGCCTCCACGGCGTCGTTCTGGCCCATGTTTTCTTCAACTTGCCCCTGGCAACACGGCTGTTCCTACAAGGCTGGCAAGCCATCCCGTCGGAACGGGTCCGCTTGGCGGCGTCGCTCGGCTTCACACCGCGCGATATCTGGCGCCACTTCGAGATGCCGATGTTGCGCGCCATGGCCCCGGGTACCTTCCTGGTGATCTTCCTGATCTGCACCACCAGTTTCGCCGTCGCCCTCACCCTTGGCGGTGGTCCGCGTGCCACAACGGTGGAGCTCGCGATCTACCAAGCCTTTCGCTTCGACTTTGATCTCAGTCGTGCCGCGATGCTCGGAGCCGTCCAGGTCCTGATCTGCGCTAGCGCCGCGATCCTAGCCTTTCGCTTCGCGGTGCCCCGTGTTTTAGGCAGCGGGCTGGATCGGCCCGCAATGCAGTGGGAGGCCTTTGCCGAACGCGCCAGGGTTGCCGATGCCGCCTTTCTGACCATCGCCGCTTTGTTCTTGATCCTGCCGATGGCCGCGCTGGTAGCCAAAGGTCTACCGGCGATTTGGGGCCTGCCGCTATCCGTCTGGCAAGCCGCGCTTCGCTCGATCCTGCTGGCCGTTAGCTCCGCCATGCTGGCTTTACTCGTGGCTTTGCCCATGGCGGCGGTGATGGCCCGCAGGCACCAAACCGGGCTTGAGCTGATCGGCACACTTAGCATCGCCATTTCACCACTTGTGCTCGGCACGGGTCTGTTCCTGATCTTGCAGCCTATTGCGAACCCGGTCGCTCTGGCGCTGCCTGTCACGGGGTTGGTCAACGCCCTGATGAGCCTACCGTTCCTTCTCCGCGCGCTCACCCCCGCCTTCGCAGAGGCAGAAGCCACGCAAGGGCGACTCGCGGACGCTCTAGGCCTGCAAGGGATGCACCGGCTTCGGCATGCGATCTTGCCGCGCCTCCGCGCGCCGCTTGGATTCGGCGCGGGCCTGGCCGCTGCCCTTTCGATGGGCGATCTGGGTGTCATCGCCCTCTTTTCCTCGCCTGCGCAGGGCACCTTGCCGCTGGAGATGTACCGCCTGATGGGCTCGTACCGCACCGATGATGCCCAAGGCGCGGCCCTTCTGTTGCTGTTTCTGAGCCTCGGGCTGTTCTGGATCTGTGATCGTGGAGGCCGTGGCCGTGTTGGAGCTTAA
- the aroC gene encoding chorismate synthase has protein sequence MSFNTFGHLFRVTTWGESHGPALGATVDGCPPGVPIDAAGLQNWLDRRKPGQNKYTTQRREADEVEILSGVYEGKTTGTPIQLMIRNTDQRSKDYGDIAEKFRPGHADITYWQKYGIRDPRGGGRSSARETAARVAAAGVARAALDALMPGVKITGYMVQMGPHQIDRSRVDLAEIEKNPFWTPDAMAAEEWAGYLDGLRKSGDSVGAVIEVVASGLPAGLGAPIYGKLDTDLAAACMSINAVKGVEIGDGMAAAALTGSENADEISMGDNGPVYSSNHAGGILGGISTGQDVIVRFAVKPTSSILTPRKTITKSGEAVEIVTKGRHDPCVGIRAVPVGEAMVACVVLDHLLLHRGQVGTTVGPIG, from the coding sequence ATGTCATTTAATACATTCGGCCATCTCTTCCGCGTCACCACCTGGGGTGAAAGCCACGGTCCCGCGCTTGGCGCGACGGTGGATGGCTGCCCGCCGGGCGTGCCGATTGACGCCGCCGGGTTGCAGAACTGGCTCGACCGGCGGAAACCCGGCCAGAACAAATACACCACGCAGCGGCGCGAGGCCGATGAGGTGGAAATCCTCTCTGGCGTCTATGAAGGGAAAACCACCGGCACGCCGATCCAGTTGATGATCCGCAATACCGATCAGCGCTCGAAGGACTATGGTGATATCGCCGAGAAGTTCCGGCCTGGGCATGCGGATATCACCTATTGGCAGAAATACGGGATCCGCGACCCCCGCGGCGGTGGCCGGTCTTCGGCACGGGAAACCGCGGCGCGTGTGGCGGCGGCCGGCGTGGCACGGGCGGCGTTGGATGCCTTGATGCCCGGCGTCAAAATCACCGGCTATATGGTGCAGATGGGACCGCATCAGATTGATCGGTCGCGGGTTGACCTGGCGGAGATCGAGAAGAACCCGTTTTGGACGCCCGACGCGATGGCCGCTGAAGAATGGGCCGGATATCTCGACGGGCTTCGTAAATCGGGAGATAGCGTGGGCGCTGTGATCGAAGTTGTCGCCTCGGGCCTCCCTGCAGGGTTGGGCGCGCCGATCTATGGCAAGCTTGATACCGATCTTGCCGCCGCTTGCATGTCGATTAATGCCGTCAAAGGCGTCGAGATTGGCGATGGCATGGCGGCCGCGGCCCTTACCGGGAGCGAGAATGCAGATGAGATCAGCATGGGCGACAATGGTCCGGTCTATAGCTCCAATCATGCAGGCGGTATTCTAGGTGGAATTTCCACCGGTCAGGATGTGATCGTTCGTTTCGCGGTGAAGCCGACATCGAGCATTTTGACGCCCAGAAAGACCATCACCAAATCGGGCGAGGCGGTGGAGATTGTGACAAAAGGACGGCACGACCCATGTGTCGGAATCAGAGCTGTTCCGGTGGGTGAAGCGATGGTGGCCTGCGTGGTTTTGGACCATTTGTTGCTTCATCGTGGACAGGTCGGCACAACGGTCGGACCCATCGGCTGA
- a CDS encoding thiamine ABC transporter ATP-binding protein produces the protein MLELKDLTVQAGDFTLSADLTLAAGQRLAVIGASGSGKSTLLNVIAGFLLPDSGQVIIDGVDRSRAKVAERPLSILFQDGNLFPHLSVFDNVALGLRSNLRLTDAERTRVENNLIQTGMGGMGARMPASLSGGQQSRVALARMLVRDTPLALMDEPFSALDPGLRREMLDLVTQLCDGTGLTLVLVTHDLREAAALCTDLCLLEDGRITTQGPIKTLLDDPPAALTPWL, from the coding sequence GTGTTGGAGCTTAAAGATCTCACCGTTCAGGCGGGTGACTTCACCCTTTCCGCCGATCTCACCCTTGCTGCCGGGCAGCGGCTCGCGGTCATCGGCGCATCCGGTAGCGGGAAATCGACCCTTTTGAACGTCATCGCCGGGTTTCTCCTGCCCGATAGCGGTCAGGTCATCATCGACGGGGTGGATCGCAGCCGGGCCAAGGTCGCAGAGCGCCCGCTCAGCATCCTCTTCCAAGACGGCAATTTGTTCCCGCATCTGAGCGTTTTTGACAACGTGGCCTTGGGCCTCCGGAGCAATCTGCGGCTGACGGATGCCGAGCGTACGCGCGTGGAGAACAACCTCATTCAGACAGGGATGGGCGGCATGGGTGCCCGGATGCCTGCCTCGCTCTCTGGTGGGCAGCAATCCCGCGTGGCGCTTGCGCGGATGCTGGTGCGCGATACGCCTCTCGCGCTGATGGATGAGCCGTTTTCAGCCCTCGACCCTGGGCTGCGGCGTGAGATGCTGGATCTGGTGACGCAGCTTTGCGATGGGACAGGGCTGACCCTCGTTTTGGTCACCCATGACCTGCGCGAGGCCGCTGCCCTCTGCACCGATCTATGTCTCTTGGAAGACGGTCGGATCACAACGCAGGGCCCGATCAAGACACTGCTTGATGATCCGCCAGCTGCCCTGACACCCTGGCTCTAA
- a CDS encoding cytochrome c1 yields the protein MFRNLALSTLTALALSTGGAMAAGGDGHVTDYSFSFEGPFGTYDQNQLQRGLQVYTEVCAACHGLQYVPIRTLSDENGLGMPEDQVRAYAEFFEVFDPDLDDWRAATPNDNFPGSNLETAPDLSLMAKARAGFHGPYGLGLNQLFRGIGGAEYITSLLLYYTGEEVEQAGTIFYENETFSGGLISMAPPLWEGAVEYNDGTVATEEQMALDVAAFLMWTAEPQMMARKNMGFTAIIILSFLTVLLYLTNKRIWAPVKARAKSGTPAE from the coding sequence ATGTTCAGGAACCTTGCTCTAAGCACCCTGACCGCGCTGGCCCTTTCGACCGGAGGGGCGATGGCGGCCGGCGGCGATGGTCATGTGACCGATTACAGCTTCTCTTTCGAGGGGCCGTTCGGAACCTATGACCAGAACCAACTGCAACGCGGACTGCAGGTCTATACCGAGGTCTGCGCCGCCTGCCACGGGCTGCAATATGTGCCGATCCGCACCCTGTCGGATGAAAACGGCCTCGGCATGCCTGAGGACCAAGTGCGGGCCTATGCCGAATTCTTCGAGGTGTTCGACCCCGATTTGGATGATTGGCGCGCGGCCACGCCGAACGACAATTTCCCGGGCTCGAACCTGGAGACGGCACCTGATTTGAGCCTGATGGCCAAAGCTCGCGCCGGGTTCCATGGGCCCTATGGGTTGGGCTTGAACCAGCTCTTCCGAGGGATCGGTGGTGCGGAATACATCACGTCGCTCCTGCTCTATTACACCGGTGAAGAGGTTGAGCAGGCCGGGACGATTTTCTACGAAAACGAGACCTTCTCTGGCGGTCTGATCTCGATGGCGCCGCCGCTCTGGGAAGGGGCCGTTGAGTACAACGATGGCACCGTTGCGACCGAAGAGCAGATGGCTCTGGATGTCGCCGCTTTCCTGATGTGGACGGCCGAACCGCAGATGATGGCGCGCAAGAACATGGGCTTCACCGCGATCATTATTCTCAGCTTCCTGACAGTGCTGTTGTACCTGACCAACAAGCGTATCTGGGCGCCGGTCAAGGCACGCGCCAAATCTGGGACGCCTGCGGAATAA